The following coding sequences are from one Nicotiana tabacum cultivar K326 chromosome 1, ASM71507v2, whole genome shotgun sequence window:
- the LOC107808489 gene encoding uncharacterized protein LOC107808489, which produces MSALKNFATHTLSSPSKSRNTQFFSINFSPHITRQNSLQIPTLSAKTSLVRPINAVTEDREVDSTEEISEENEKKDSNGSEFEETKNSLSILLDKDRFLNAAIVLGAGTFAITKLLTIDHDYWHGWTFYEILRYAPEHNWIAYEEALKTNPVLAKMAISGIVYALGDWIAQCYEGKPLLEFDRTRMFRSGLVGFSLHGSLSHYYYQFCEALFPTNDWWVVPAKVAFDQTIWAAVWNSIYYVVLGFLRLESAANIFGELKTTFWPMLTAGWKLWPFAHLITYGVIPLEQRLLWVDCIELVWVTILSTYSNEKSEARISEESLEAKSDSSSSKSPED; this is translated from the exons ATGTCAGCTCTCAAAAATTTTGCTACCCACACCCTCTCTTCTCCCTCAAAATCCAGAAATACTCAATTCTTCTCCATCAACTTTTCTCCGCACATCACCCGACAAAATTCACTACAAATCCCAACTCTTTCTGCAAAAACTAGTCTTGTTCGTCCAATAAATGCTGTCACAGAAGATAGGGAAGTAGACAGTACAGAAGAGATCAgcgaagaaaatgaaaagaaagattCAAATGGCAGTGAATTTGAGGAAACCAAGAATAGTTTGTCCATTTTGTTGGACAAAGATAGGTTTCTTAATGCTGCAATTGTACTTGGTGCTGGTACATTTGCCATCACAAAGCTACTCACTATAGATCATGATTATTGGCAT GGATGGACCTTTTACGAGATATTAAGATATGCGCCGGAGCACAACTGGATTGCATATGAAGAAGCACTGAAAACAAATCCTGTATTAGCTAAAATGGCAATTAGTGGTATTGTCTACGCTCTAGGAGATTGGATTGCCCAA TGTTATGAGGGGAAACCTCTTCTTGAATTTGATCGAACTCGCATGTTTAGGTCTGGTCTTGTTGGATTTTCACTTCATGGATCACTTTCCCATTATTATTACCAATTCTGTGAG GCTCTTTTCCCGACCAATGACTGGTGGGTGGTTCCTGCTAAAGTTGCATTTGACCAAACCATCTGGGCAGCAGTTTGGAATAGTATCTATTATGTGGTTCTTGGTTTCTTGCGTCTTGAATCTGCAGCCAATATTTTTGGCGAGCTCAAAACCACGTTTTGGCCCATGTTAACG GCAGGTTGGAAGCTTTGGCCGTTTGCTCACCTAATAACTTATGGTGTTATTCCTCTTGAGCAAAGACTCCTTTGGGTGGACTGCATCGAACTGGTTTGGGTTACTATTCTCTCAAC TTATTCAAATGAGAAATCAGAGGCACGGATATCAGAAGAATCATTGGAAGCTAAATCTGATTCATCATCGAGTAAATCGCCCGAG GATTAA